The DNA sequence CCCGAAGCCGGGAAGTGGCCTTTGACCTGCGTGGGCGATACTGGGATCGAACCAGTGACCTCTTCGGTGTGAACGAAGCGCTCTCCCGCTGAGCTAATCGCCCTCAGCGCGCATGACTCTACCCGATCGACGGCCCGGACCAAAAACCGGGCCTCAGTGCGTCGCGAGGTAGTGCAGCACCCGCGCCACCACGTCGATGCCGAGGCTGTACTTCAGCGACAGCCACACCACCACCGACACGAAGAGCAGCCCGACCAGGCCGAGCACGAAGCGCACCGGCAGCGATCGGCTGGTCACCCAACGCGTCCAGGCGTTGACGTGCCGGCGGGTGAACGCGAGCAGCCGGCGGGCCCAGTGGAACTCGACCGCCCAGACGCCGAGTCCGGCGATGACGAGCAGCCAGCCGGGGCCGGGCAGCGGGATGAGCGCGATGCCGACGGTGACCACGACGGCGCCGAGGATGCCGATGAAGATCCGCAGCGCGATGCGGCCGGTGGGGTTGGCCCGGATCAGGTCGAGCGTGGTGTGCAGGCGACCCCGCCAGC is a window from the Micromonospora sp. DSM 45708 genome containing:
- a CDS encoding TIGR02611 family protein; this translates as MVTRGSSVASRATGGSPEDAARTARNRGYEVPVDGRSPAAPTTPRRQGWRGRLHTTLDLIRANPTGRIALRIFIGILGAVVVTVGIALIPLPGPGWLLVIAGLGVWAVEFHWARRLLAFTRRHVNAWTRWVTSRSLPVRFVLGLVGLLFVSVVVWLSLKYSLGIDVVARVLHYLATH